GAGAAAAATGATTGTCGATTCTGAAACTGCCACTAGTGTCCTGATTGATATTTTAGGCGAATTGCGTCGTGACCAAGGTTTTAAGCCACCAAATGGGCTGATCTCAAATGCCAAGAAAATTAACCCTGAAGCTATTTTAAATCCTCAACGTCGACTGAGATTCATAGCCGCTCTCACGAAATATGAAATTCAAGAAAGAATTAAAGATTTACTTGTCAGGCTGGGCTCAAGCCTTGCCCAAGTAAAACCAGCAGCGTTCACAAACGCCGTTGTAGCACCCACTGCGGCCTCCAACAGAGAGAGGTTTGCTAAATTTGAGTCTCAGTGCCAGAAGTTGCTCCAAAATGCCCCATCATCTGCAAAATCTCGGTAGTGTTGCATAACTAGCGACCGACTCAACTTCAAAATTTAAAGCTTAGCGATTCGAGCTCCGTAAAATCCGTCCGATCCGACGGGCGAAGGCAGACAATGAAACTCCTCTTCTAATTTCCAGCCTGGATGATTCTCAAGAAACCATTTCACTTGAAGTTCATTCTCTGAAGGAAAACAGAACAGGTGGCGTAAACAAATTTCCCTCCGGGCTTTACCATGCTCACATAATTTGTCAGGATTTCCCGCTGAACATGAACAAGCCGATTGCACTCCTCATCGGTTATTTTCCATTTAGAATCTGGATTTCGCCGAATGACTCCGGACCCAGAACAAGGCACATCAAGTAGCAATCTGTCCGCATGCCCGACCAGTCGCTTCACTGTCTTGGAGGACTCTATTAATCTCGTTTCAATCGAATCAACGCCGGCTCGACGGGACCTTTCGCGAAGTTCTTTGAGTTTTCGATCATGAACGTCCATACAGAGGATTTTGCCGCGGTTATTCATCAATGCCGCAAGATGAAGTGATTTCCCACCTGCTCCAGCACAGGCATCAATGACTCTCATTCCTGGTTCTGCCTGAACAAACGGAGCTATCAGTTGTGAACCCAGATCCTGGACCTCAAAGAGCCCATCTTTGAATGCTTTGGATTTGAAGACTTTTCGCCTTTCTGGCAACCGAAGAGCGTCAGGGCCGGCGCTGACCGTCTGGGATTGAATGAGCTCCTCCCCCAATCGCTGTTTCACTGCCGCTGGATCGGAGCGCAACCGATTCACCCTCAAAAACAAGGGGGCTGGCTGATTAGAGCCTTGAGCAATGGCCTTCCACTTGTCCCCAAGCTCATCTTCACCTTTTGCCCAAAACCAGTTTGGATAGGATTCCCTCACTGAGTCAGGATTTGCCAAATCCCAAAGACGAATAATTTTCCCAGGATCCCCACCAAAACCCTCTCGCTCAAAGGGACCAAGATCATAATCATTCAATATGCACCAAGCCGACACCGCGGCCTTGAAATCTTGCTCAGAGTACAAGTTTGTTTCTCCATTGTTCGGAGGAGTATCCGCAAGGTCCATAGAAAACCTCAGGCGTCTCCACCAACGAATGGTATCGTAAAAAGTCTCGGCAAAAAATTTGCGGTCCTTAGCGCCCATATTTTTATTCTGGAAGAAATGTCTTTCCAAAACCTTGTCAGCGTAGAATCCCTGATTGAATGATTGATCCAGCACTTGAATAAGCCCATACAATGCTGGACGGTGAACTTTCTTTTTCATGGAAGTCATGGAGGCCTGATTTCTATCAAAAATTGAAGACCGTGCCTAGCGCAACAAACACACCGTTATATTGCCCATCGCTCATCAAATGGACATGGTTTTTGAGTCCAGTTTCGAAGGTCAGCCCCGCATCCCCGAACAGGCGAAATACCCGAACCCCCATGAGCAGTTGATAATCGAAGGAGAGAG
This region of Bdellovibrionales bacterium genomic DNA includes:
- a CDS encoding RsmB/NOP family class I SAM-dependent RNA methyltransferase, with the translated sequence MKKKVHRPALYGLIQVLDQSFNQGFYADKVLERHFFQNKNMGAKDRKFFAETFYDTIRWWRRLRFSMDLADTPPNNGETNLYSEQDFKAAVSAWCILNDYDLGPFEREGFGGDPGKIIRLWDLANPDSVRESYPNWFWAKGEDELGDKWKAIAQGSNQPAPLFLRVNRLRSDPAAVKQRLGEELIQSQTVSAGPDALRLPERRKVFKSKAFKDGLFEVQDLGSQLIAPFVQAEPGMRVIDACAGAGGKSLHLAALMNNRGKILCMDVHDRKLKELRERSRRAGVDSIETRLIESSKTVKRLVGHADRLLLDVPCSGSGVIRRNPDSKWKITDEECNRLVHVQREILTNYVSMVKPGGKFVYATCSVFLQRMNFK